In the Nicotiana tabacum cultivar K326 chromosome 16, ASM71507v2, whole genome shotgun sequence genome, one interval contains:
- the LOC107805539 gene encoding glucan endo-1,3-beta-glucosidase 5-like, translated as MLDLLKFLKEHNSPLVINIFPIYMLSTKQMPVDFAFFDRKNNSNYSIKDGPYIYTNIFTFTYDTLVSALTKAGYSDMQIIVGQVGWPTDGFPNANPKYAERYHRGLLRYLKRNEGTPLRPNKTINVYITALSDENRMVTQWGEYQRHWGIYRHDGSPKYKIDFSLKDRDEEPTTAKGTVKMPNRWCVYDQSVNAGNEKLMEQVNYACNSSDCTLLSPGATCENLNSTQRASFAFNMYFQMNSQQVDYCGFQGLGVITTDDPSTPNCRFPIEILSIDVVDNGAWKMASYNKDSNPTIIPLGLALSALFCIVLFLCLIMWF; from the coding sequence ATGTTGGATCTTCTAAAATTCCTCAAAGAACACAATTCACCTTTAGTTATCAACATTTTCCCAATTTACATGCTCTCCACTAAGCAAATGCCAGTTGATTTTGCATTTTTTGAtagaaaaaataattcaaattacTCTATCAAAGACGGTCCATATATTTACACAAACATTTTCACTTTCACATACGATACCCTAGTTTCAGCTTTAACAAAAGCAGGATATTCAGACATGCAAATTATCGTAGGACAAGTTGGTTGGCCTACTGATGGTTTTCCAAATGCTAATCCAAAATATGCAGAAAGATATCATCGTGGTTTACTTCGATATTTAAAAAGAAATGAAGGAACACCTCTGCGTCCAAACAAGACAATCAATGTATATATCACCGCGTTATCTGATGAGAACAGGATGGTAACACAATGGGGCGAATATCAACGTCATTGGGGTATTTATAGACACGACGGATCACCTAAGTACAAGATTGATTTCTCATTAAAAGATCGGGATGAAGAGCCAACTACAGCAAAAGGGACAGTAAAAATGCCAAATCGATGGTGTGTTTACGATCAAAGTGTTAATGCTGGTAATGAAAAATTGATGGAGCAAGTTAACTACGCGTGCAATTCATCGGATTGCACGTTATTATCTCCTGGAGCAACTTGTGAGAATCTCAATTCCACTCAGAGAGCTTCATTTGCATTCAATATGTATTTCCAGATGAATAGTCAACAGGTTGACTATTGTGGTTTTCAAGGATTGGGCGTTATTACAACAGATGATCCTTCTACACCAAATTGTAGATTCCCAATTGAGATATTATCAATAGATGTTGTTGATAATGGTGCATGGAAAATGGCTAGTTACAACAAGGATTCAAATCCTACTATTATACCATTAGGGTTGGCTTTATCTGCATTattttgtattgttttatttCTTTGCTTAATCATGTGGTTTTAA